One window of Parus major isolate Abel chromosome 12, Parus_major1.1, whole genome shotgun sequence genomic DNA carries:
- the CDHR4 gene encoding cadherin-related family member 4 isoform X2 — MGMHGHLTFLLLSLCAPGTVVRATVLPDLPRVVALSEDTVPGSRVAEVTVSCSNSSSSPNVTLDSIEPSHPFNSIAISSDPTDATTFRAEVTLRAGAELDARQVNQYTLILRAACPGEGEVEERLFVQVTAGHVLRCDSPFASAEGDVVQVLADVAPRTPLYAVLPQPLGGLTFRLRNRNTPLTLTRRGLVLAPDNGFDPSKDTQTFRLEIEVMDHHGHNCSGAVRVEVLPSHHPRVTFPEPHRAVLVTEGIGPREVVTQVHARGDNVRYAILAPVAPTLFTIDEVTGEIRSTRRLQVTRAHLLIRAYNALHPNDHATATVNVTVQGTNRQAPRCVPAIFVSQVPETVSPGSTLVTLRCTDSTSTDGCLHYALEGPPSSRSHFCMEGPQLKVNTSLDYDSETMAALGFQFTATIVVTVGGQPLQSTRVPVLVTVTPVNEFRPACPSGATFTVPETAAFNSVVGRVAGTDRDYPLDSLEYSLEGGSGPAQPFSINRRTGEIRVVGPLDSQQQKSYRLVVKLTDTHNDLDPRKRQSRVCDVSVRLQAVPDQLPVCVPEVQELRITAGSPGSRQPVTRLACHSSPDSAVLTYTIVGGNEDGRFRLEGNTLIYLPIDRASPHPFVLLVEVWAGSGARRRSSVVALVVHVTPRSTPVPPSTTTQHTTLQKEPLVVLQTEAVWHPPAWFVAVLTISGALLLATLGCIGRNLLCSNWAPGKLFLAQSSWDVMEHSRGKEEQGHQHASSPGQFDGHAQDPCSGRDYLFHSVTGARRWI, encoded by the exons CCAG GGACCGTCGTCAGAGCAACAG TCCTGCCTGACCTGCCACGTGTGGTGGCCCTGAGTGAGGACACAGTGCCAGGCAGCCGTGTTGCTGAGGTGACCGTGTCCTGCAGCAACTCAAGCAGCAGTCCCAATGTCACCCTGGATAGCATCGAGCCCAGCCACCCCTTCAACTCCATTGCCATCAGCTCTGACCCCACAGATGCCACCACGTTCCGGGCTGAG GTGACACTGCGTGCTGGTGCAGAGCTTGATGCCCGCCAGGTGAACCAGTACACGCTGATCCTGCGGGCTGCTTGTCCTGGTGAGGGTGAGGTGGAAGAGCGGCTCTTTGTCCAGGTGACAGCAGGGCATGTGTTGCGCTGTGATTCCCCATTTGCCAGTGCAG AGGGTGATGTGGTGCAGGTGCTGGCAGATGTGGCGCCCAGGACACCCCTGTACGCGGTGCTGCCGCAGCCGCTTGGTGGGCTGACG TTCAGGCTCCGAAACCGCAACACACCACTCACGCTCACCCGCCGGGGCCTGGTGCTGGCACCTGACAATGGTTTTGACCCCAGCAAGGACACCCAG ACATTCAGGTTGGAGATTGAGGTGATGGATCATCATGGGCACAACTGCAGTGGGGCTGTAAGGGTGGAGGTGCTGCCATCACACCATCCCCGTGTCACCTTCCC TGAGCCACACCGGGCTGTGTTGGTGACAGAAGGCATTGGCCCCCGGGAGGTGGTCACACAGGTCCATGCCAGAGGTGACAATGTCCGCTATGCTATCCTTGCTCCTGTGGCTCCCACGCTCTTCACCATTGATGAGG tgacaggcGAGATCCGCAGCACCCGTCGGCTGCAGGTGACCCGTGCCCACCTCCTCATCCGGGCTTACAACGCGCTGCACCCCAACGACCATGCCACCGCCACAGTCAACGTCACCGTACAAGGGACAAACCGCCAGGCACCAAGATGTGTCCCAGCCATCTTCGT GTCCCAGGTTCCTGAAACAGTGTCCCCTGGCAGCACCTTGGTGACACTGAGGTGCACCGACTCCACCAGCACTGATGGGTGCCTGCACTATGCTCTCGAGGGGCCTCCCTCCTCCCGCTCCCACTTCTGCATGGAGGGGCCACAGCTGAAG GTCAACACCAGCCTGGACTATGACTCGGAGAccatggctgctctgggctTCCAGTTCACAGCCACCATTGTGGTGACAGTGGGAGGGCAGCCCCTACAGAGCA CCCGTGTGCCTGTGCTTGTGACGGTGACACCTGTCAACGAATTCAGACCGGCATGTCCCAGCGGTGCCACCTTCACCGTGCCAGAGACAGCAGCTTTCAACAGTGTCGTGGGGCGTGTGGCTGGCACTGACCGTGACTATCCCCTGGACAGCCTCGAGTACAGCCTGGAGGGGGgctctggccctgcacagcccttcTCCATCAACAGGCGCACTG GCGAGATCCGCGTGGTGGGACCCCTGGactcccagcagcagaagagctACAGGCTGGTGGTGAAGCTGACGGACACCCACAATGACCTGGACCCAAGGAAGAGGCAGAGCCGTGTGTGCGATGTGTCTGTGCGCCTGCAG gctGTACCGGACCAGCTGCCGGTGTGCGTCCCCGAGGTGCAGGAGCTGCGGATCACGGCTGGGTCCCCGGGCAGCCGCCAGCCTGTCACCCGCCTGGCGTGCCACAGCAGCCCCGACAGCGCTGTGCTGACTTACACCATTGTTGGAG GCAATGAAGACGGGCGCTTTCGGCTGGAAGGGAACACCCTTATCTACCTCCCCATTGACCGAGCCTCACCTCACCCATTTGTCCTGCTGGTGGAGGTGTGGGCTGGCTCTGGTGCCCGCCGCCGCAGCAGCGTGGTGGCACTGGTGGTGCACGTCACCCCCCGGAGCACTCCGGTGccacccagcaccaccacccaGCACACG ACGCTGCAGAAGGAGCCGCTGGTTGTGTTGCAGACAGAGGCAGTGTGGCACCCGCCAGCCTGGTTTGTGGCCGTACTGACCATCTCTggtgccctgctgctggccaccCTGGGCTGCATAGGCCGGAACCTGCTGTGCAG CAACTGGGCTCCTGGCAAGCTGTTCCTGGCCCAGAG ctcctgggatgtGATGGAGCACAGCAGGGGCAAGGAGGAACAGGGACACCAACATGCCAGCAGCCCA GGGCAGTTTGATGGCCATGCTCAGGACCCAT GCAGCGGCAGAGACTATCTCTTCCATAGCGTGACCGGGGCTCGGCGCTGGATCTGA
- the CDHR4 gene encoding cadherin-related family member 4 isoform X1 yields MLLGLLLSITVAYPDTTGVSSEHLTEGILWLSQGIARAHLAGWGDTFLFAGTVVRATVLPDLPRVVALSEDTVPGSRVAEVTVSCSNSSSSPNVTLDSIEPSHPFNSIAISSDPTDATTFRAEVTLRAGAELDARQVNQYTLILRAACPGEGEVEERLFVQVTAGHVLRCDSPFASAEGDVVQVLADVAPRTPLYAVLPQPLGGLTFRLRNRNTPLTLTRRGLVLAPDNGFDPSKDTQTFRLEIEVMDHHGHNCSGAVRVEVLPSHHPRVTFPEPHRAVLVTEGIGPREVVTQVHARGDNVRYAILAPVAPTLFTIDEVTGEIRSTRRLQVTRAHLLIRAYNALHPNDHATATVNVTVQGTNRQAPRCVPAIFVSQVPETVSPGSTLVTLRCTDSTSTDGCLHYALEGPPSSRSHFCMEGPQLKVNTSLDYDSETMAALGFQFTATIVVTVGGQPLQSTRVPVLVTVTPVNEFRPACPSGATFTVPETAAFNSVVGRVAGTDRDYPLDSLEYSLEGGSGPAQPFSINRRTGEIRVVGPLDSQQQKSYRLVVKLTDTHNDLDPRKRQSRVCDVSVRLQAVPDQLPVCVPEVQELRITAGSPGSRQPVTRLACHSSPDSAVLTYTIVGGNEDGRFRLEGNTLIYLPIDRASPHPFVLLVEVWAGSGARRRSSVVALVVHVTPRSTPVPPSTTTQHTTLQKEPLVVLQTEAVWHPPAWFVAVLTISGALLLATLGCIGRNLLCSNWAPGKLFLAQSSWDVMEHSRGKEEQGHQHASSPGQFDGHAQDPCSGRDYLFHSVTGARRWI; encoded by the exons atgTTACTGGGGCTTCTTTTGAGCATCACTGTGGCATATCCAGACACCACTGGGGTTTCATCAGAGCATCTCACAGAGGGAATTTTGTGGCTTTCCCAGGGCATTGCCAGGGCACACCTGGCAGGCTGGGGTGACACCTTCCTCTTTGCAGGGACCGTCGTCAGAGCAACAG TCCTGCCTGACCTGCCACGTGTGGTGGCCCTGAGTGAGGACACAGTGCCAGGCAGCCGTGTTGCTGAGGTGACCGTGTCCTGCAGCAACTCAAGCAGCAGTCCCAATGTCACCCTGGATAGCATCGAGCCCAGCCACCCCTTCAACTCCATTGCCATCAGCTCTGACCCCACAGATGCCACCACGTTCCGGGCTGAG GTGACACTGCGTGCTGGTGCAGAGCTTGATGCCCGCCAGGTGAACCAGTACACGCTGATCCTGCGGGCTGCTTGTCCTGGTGAGGGTGAGGTGGAAGAGCGGCTCTTTGTCCAGGTGACAGCAGGGCATGTGTTGCGCTGTGATTCCCCATTTGCCAGTGCAG AGGGTGATGTGGTGCAGGTGCTGGCAGATGTGGCGCCCAGGACACCCCTGTACGCGGTGCTGCCGCAGCCGCTTGGTGGGCTGACG TTCAGGCTCCGAAACCGCAACACACCACTCACGCTCACCCGCCGGGGCCTGGTGCTGGCACCTGACAATGGTTTTGACCCCAGCAAGGACACCCAG ACATTCAGGTTGGAGATTGAGGTGATGGATCATCATGGGCACAACTGCAGTGGGGCTGTAAGGGTGGAGGTGCTGCCATCACACCATCCCCGTGTCACCTTCCC TGAGCCACACCGGGCTGTGTTGGTGACAGAAGGCATTGGCCCCCGGGAGGTGGTCACACAGGTCCATGCCAGAGGTGACAATGTCCGCTATGCTATCCTTGCTCCTGTGGCTCCCACGCTCTTCACCATTGATGAGG tgacaggcGAGATCCGCAGCACCCGTCGGCTGCAGGTGACCCGTGCCCACCTCCTCATCCGGGCTTACAACGCGCTGCACCCCAACGACCATGCCACCGCCACAGTCAACGTCACCGTACAAGGGACAAACCGCCAGGCACCAAGATGTGTCCCAGCCATCTTCGT GTCCCAGGTTCCTGAAACAGTGTCCCCTGGCAGCACCTTGGTGACACTGAGGTGCACCGACTCCACCAGCACTGATGGGTGCCTGCACTATGCTCTCGAGGGGCCTCCCTCCTCCCGCTCCCACTTCTGCATGGAGGGGCCACAGCTGAAG GTCAACACCAGCCTGGACTATGACTCGGAGAccatggctgctctgggctTCCAGTTCACAGCCACCATTGTGGTGACAGTGGGAGGGCAGCCCCTACAGAGCA CCCGTGTGCCTGTGCTTGTGACGGTGACACCTGTCAACGAATTCAGACCGGCATGTCCCAGCGGTGCCACCTTCACCGTGCCAGAGACAGCAGCTTTCAACAGTGTCGTGGGGCGTGTGGCTGGCACTGACCGTGACTATCCCCTGGACAGCCTCGAGTACAGCCTGGAGGGGGgctctggccctgcacagcccttcTCCATCAACAGGCGCACTG GCGAGATCCGCGTGGTGGGACCCCTGGactcccagcagcagaagagctACAGGCTGGTGGTGAAGCTGACGGACACCCACAATGACCTGGACCCAAGGAAGAGGCAGAGCCGTGTGTGCGATGTGTCTGTGCGCCTGCAG gctGTACCGGACCAGCTGCCGGTGTGCGTCCCCGAGGTGCAGGAGCTGCGGATCACGGCTGGGTCCCCGGGCAGCCGCCAGCCTGTCACCCGCCTGGCGTGCCACAGCAGCCCCGACAGCGCTGTGCTGACTTACACCATTGTTGGAG GCAATGAAGACGGGCGCTTTCGGCTGGAAGGGAACACCCTTATCTACCTCCCCATTGACCGAGCCTCACCTCACCCATTTGTCCTGCTGGTGGAGGTGTGGGCTGGCTCTGGTGCCCGCCGCCGCAGCAGCGTGGTGGCACTGGTGGTGCACGTCACCCCCCGGAGCACTCCGGTGccacccagcaccaccacccaGCACACG ACGCTGCAGAAGGAGCCGCTGGTTGTGTTGCAGACAGAGGCAGTGTGGCACCCGCCAGCCTGGTTTGTGGCCGTACTGACCATCTCTggtgccctgctgctggccaccCTGGGCTGCATAGGCCGGAACCTGCTGTGCAG CAACTGGGCTCCTGGCAAGCTGTTCCTGGCCCAGAG ctcctgggatgtGATGGAGCACAGCAGGGGCAAGGAGGAACAGGGACACCAACATGCCAGCAGCCCA GGGCAGTTTGATGGCCATGCTCAGGACCCAT GCAGCGGCAGAGACTATCTCTTCCATAGCGTGACCGGGGCTCGGCGCTGGATCTGA